From a single Streptomyces rubradiris genomic region:
- a CDS encoding MaoC family dehydratase, giving the protein MHTVTLAAPPALGPLLARGALRSPFKHPAPDAPVPRTRLVLPGVRVDLARLAAYERVCGFPTGEPALPLTYPHVLGFPLAMRLMSGRDFPLPLLGLVHTSVEIEQGSALPADAEYELSVWVEELAARRRGTEAVVATAVRSRGEVVWSSRSAYLARTGEPRRRGPADDGERLPTLAEWRLGADVGRRYGAVSGDRNPIHLHPLTARLFGFPRAIAHGMWTLARCLAAHGTPAATAVRARFRAPVPLPGTVAYGADGAGRFELRGEDGRLCLKGTVGKS; this is encoded by the coding sequence ATGCACACCGTGACCCTCGCCGCGCCGCCCGCGCTCGGCCCCCTGCTGGCCCGCGGCGCCCTGCGCTCCCCCTTCAAACACCCGGCCCCCGACGCCCCCGTCCCCCGCACCCGGCTGGTGCTGCCCGGCGTACGCGTCGACCTCGCGCGCCTGGCCGCCTACGAGCGGGTCTGTGGCTTCCCCACCGGCGAGCCCGCCCTCCCCCTCACCTACCCGCACGTCCTCGGCTTCCCGCTGGCCATGCGGCTGATGAGCGGCCGGGACTTCCCGCTGCCGCTGCTGGGCCTGGTCCACACGTCCGTCGAGATCGAGCAAGGTTCCGCGCTGCCGGCCGACGCGGAGTACGAGCTCTCCGTGTGGGTGGAGGAACTGGCGGCACGCCGGCGCGGGACCGAGGCGGTGGTGGCGACGGCCGTACGGTCACGGGGCGAGGTGGTGTGGTCGTCCCGCAGCGCCTACCTGGCCCGGACCGGCGAGCCGCGGCGCCGGGGCCCGGCGGACGACGGGGAGCGGCTGCCCACCCTCGCCGAGTGGCGGCTCGGCGCGGACGTGGGGCGGCGGTACGGGGCCGTGTCCGGGGACCGCAACCCCATCCACCTGCACCCGCTCACCGCCCGGCTCTTCGGCTTCCCCCGGGCCATCGCCCACGGCATGTGGACCCTCGCCCGCTGCCTCGCCGCGCACGGCACCCCGGCCGCGACCGCCGTACGGGCCCGGTTCCGGGCGCCGGTACCGCTGCCCGGGACGGTGGCCTACGGGGCGGACGGCGCGGGACGGTTCGAACTGCGGGGCGAGGACGGAAGGCTGTGCCTGAAGGGAACGGTCGGAAAAAGCTGA
- a CDS encoding TetR/AcrR family transcriptional regulator: MGAVKTKRMPRAVRERQMLDAAVRIFGQRGYTAASMDEIAELAGVSKPLVYLYLNSKEDLFTACIRREAAALTAAVRAGVRQDLPVERQLWEGLRAFFAHTAEHPDGWSVLYLQARRHGEPFVSEAAAMRAEIVAFVTRLVAVAAREAHRDPGLPEREVAGLAEALVGAAESLAAWANSTPQVTAQQAASTLMNFAWSGLGNLMGGKVWAPPPERE; the protein is encoded by the coding sequence ATGGGTGCCGTGAAGACCAAGCGGATGCCGCGGGCGGTGCGCGAGCGGCAGATGCTCGACGCCGCCGTGCGGATCTTCGGGCAGCGCGGGTACACGGCCGCGTCGATGGACGAGATCGCCGAACTCGCGGGCGTGTCCAAGCCGTTGGTCTATCTGTACCTGAACTCGAAGGAAGACCTCTTCACCGCCTGCATCCGCCGGGAGGCCGCCGCGCTCACGGCGGCCGTGCGCGCCGGGGTCCGCCAGGACCTGCCCGTCGAGCGGCAGTTGTGGGAGGGCCTGCGGGCGTTCTTCGCGCACACCGCCGAGCATCCGGACGGCTGGTCGGTGCTGTACCTCCAGGCCCGCAGGCACGGTGAGCCGTTCGTGTCCGAGGCGGCGGCGATGCGCGCGGAGATCGTCGCGTTCGTGACCCGGCTGGTGGCGGTGGCGGCGCGGGAGGCGCACCGCGATCCCGGCCTGCCGGAGCGCGAGGTGGCCGGGCTCGCCGAGGCGCTGGTCGGCGCGGCGGAGTCGCTCGCCGCGTGGGCCAACAGCACCCCGCAGGTGACGGCCCAGCAGGCCGCGTCCACCTTGATGAACTTCGCCTGGTCGGGCCTGGGCAACCTCATGGGGGGCAAGGTCTGGGCCCCGCCGCCGGAGCGGGAGTAG
- a CDS encoding DUF4229 domain-containing protein produces the protein MLRYTLMRLGIFAGCLVIVWGAVYSGIFPRGFGDSNLLWVLLLSLILSAPISWVVLRKERDRASVRIVKKVDRMKANLEANRSQEDFADDVARAQGGATASS, from the coding sequence ATGCTCCGCTACACGCTGATGCGCCTCGGTATCTTCGCGGGCTGCCTCGTGATCGTCTGGGGAGCCGTCTACTCGGGCATCTTCCCGCGCGGCTTCGGTGACTCCAACCTCCTGTGGGTGCTGCTGCTCTCCCTGATCCTGTCGGCGCCGATCAGCTGGGTGGTGCTGCGCAAGGAGCGGGACCGGGCCTCGGTGCGGATCGTGAAGAAGGTCGACCGGATGAAGGCCAACCTGGAGGCCAACCGCAGCCAGGAGGACTTCGCCGACGACGTCGCGCGGGCGCAGGGCGGGGCCACCGCGTCCAGCTAG
- a CDS encoding GNAT family N-acetyltransferase, protein MPLTFTLDPAITPALREGILDLWTDVSNAGGSVGFVPPVTSDEIRPELVRHFVAMAEGRTRLLVGHDEAGRVAATAFLARNTHRLMTHWLWLYTVMVHPRHQGRGYGRDLMAAAEEAARGLGGIEAIRLTCRGGHGLERFYASCGYKEVGRVPDAIRVGPGDDRDEIVMLLPLR, encoded by the coding sequence GTGCCTCTTACCTTCACCTTGGATCCAGCGATCACCCCCGCCCTGCGCGAGGGCATCCTCGACCTGTGGACGGACGTCTCGAACGCGGGCGGTTCCGTCGGCTTCGTACCCCCGGTGACCTCCGACGAGATACGGCCCGAGCTGGTGCGCCACTTCGTGGCGATGGCCGAGGGCCGCACCCGGCTGCTCGTCGGACACGACGAGGCCGGCCGGGTGGCCGCGACCGCCTTCCTCGCCCGCAACACCCACCGGCTGATGACGCACTGGCTGTGGCTGTACACGGTGATGGTCCACCCCCGCCACCAGGGCCGGGGCTACGGCCGCGACCTGATGGCCGCCGCCGAGGAGGCGGCCCGCGGCCTCGGGGGCATCGAGGCGATCCGGCTGACCTGCCGGGGCGGGCACGGCCTGGAGCGGTTCTACGCCTCCTGCGGCTACAAGGAGGTCGGCCGGGTCCCGGACGCCATCCGGGTCGGGCCCGGCGACGACCGTGACGAGATCGTCATGCTGCTGCCGCTGCGCTGA
- a CDS encoding UdgX family uracil-DNA binding protein (This protein belongs to the uracil DNA glycosylase superfamily, members of which act in excision repair of DNA. However, it belongs more specifically to UdgX branch, whose founding member was found to bind uracil in DNA (where it does not belong), without cleaving it, appears to promote DNA repair by a pathway involving RecA, rather than base excision.) has translation MPAAKAPEDAYTAAPFVPEGADLPALRQAAAGCRGCPLHRPATQTVFGAGSADARVMLVGEQPGDQEDRQGKPFVGPAGKLLDRALEEAGIDPAEAYVTNAVKHFKFTQAEPRKRRIHKAPSLREMTACGPWLAAELALVEPELIVILGATAGKALLGSSFRVGEVRGTVLEREIHGRPERLVPTVHPSSVLRARDDDRRAAYQGLVADLEVAARTLG, from the coding sequence ATGCCAGCAGCGAAGGCACCCGAGGACGCGTACACCGCGGCCCCCTTCGTCCCCGAGGGCGCTGATCTGCCCGCCCTCCGCCAAGCCGCCGCAGGCTGTCGCGGTTGCCCCCTCCACCGCCCCGCCACCCAGACGGTCTTCGGCGCCGGAAGCGCCGACGCCCGCGTCATGCTCGTCGGGGAGCAGCCCGGCGACCAGGAGGACCGTCAGGGAAAGCCGTTCGTCGGCCCGGCGGGCAAGCTGCTCGACCGGGCGCTCGAAGAGGCCGGTATCGATCCCGCCGAGGCCTACGTGACGAACGCGGTGAAGCACTTCAAGTTCACCCAGGCCGAACCCCGCAAGCGCCGCATCCACAAGGCGCCGAGCCTGCGGGAGATGACGGCCTGCGGCCCCTGGCTCGCGGCGGAGCTGGCGCTGGTGGAGCCGGAGCTGATCGTGATCCTGGGCGCCACGGCCGGAAAGGCCCTGCTGGGCTCGTCGTTCCGGGTGGGCGAGGTACGCGGCACGGTGCTGGAGCGGGAGATCCACGGACGCCCCGAACGCCTCGTACCGACCGTGCACCCCTCCTCGGTGCTGCGGGCGCGGGACGACGACCGCAGGGCCGCGTACCAGGGCCTGGTGGCCGATCTGGAGGTGGCCGCACGCACCCTCGGGTAA
- the mqnE gene encoding aminofutalosine synthase MqnE codes for MDVGLKRELEEKVRSGERLTREDGIALYESDDLAWLGGLAHEVRTRKNGDVVHFNVNRHLNMTNVCTASCAYCSFQRKPGEKDAYTMRIEEAVKLAKAMESENLTELHIVNGLHPNLPWRYYPRSLRELKKALPNVSLKAFTATEIHHFETISGLSASEILDELIDAGLESLTGGGAEIFDWEVRQHIVDHRTHWEDWSRIHRLAHEKGLKTPCTMLYGHIEEPKHRVDHVLRLRELQDETNGFQVFIPLRYQHDFVDMKDGKVRNTLQARTSMATGAEALKTFAVSRLLFDNVPHVKVFWVMHGVQTAQLALQHGADDMDGSVVEYKITHDADNYGTPNKLTREDLLELIRDAGFRPVERNTRYEIIREYEGPNPSRRDEPQPMRV; via the coding sequence ATGGACGTCGGGCTCAAGCGCGAGCTGGAGGAGAAGGTCCGTTCCGGGGAGCGGCTGACCCGCGAGGACGGCATCGCGCTGTACGAGTCGGACGACCTGGCCTGGCTCGGCGGCCTGGCCCACGAGGTGCGGACCCGCAAGAACGGTGACGTGGTCCACTTCAACGTCAACCGTCACCTCAACATGACGAACGTGTGCACCGCGTCCTGCGCCTACTGCTCGTTCCAGCGCAAGCCGGGCGAGAAGGACGCGTACACGATGCGCATCGAGGAGGCCGTCAAGCTCGCCAAGGCGATGGAGTCGGAGAACCTCACGGAGCTGCACATCGTCAACGGTCTGCACCCGAACCTGCCGTGGCGGTACTACCCGCGGTCGCTGCGGGAGCTGAAGAAGGCGCTGCCGAACGTCTCGCTGAAGGCGTTCACGGCGACGGAGATCCACCACTTCGAGACGATCAGCGGCCTGTCGGCGTCCGAGATCCTGGACGAGCTGATCGACGCGGGCCTGGAGTCGCTGACCGGTGGCGGCGCGGAGATCTTCGACTGGGAGGTCCGGCAGCACATCGTGGACCACCGCACCCACTGGGAGGACTGGTCCCGCATCCACCGGCTGGCGCACGAGAAGGGCCTGAAGACCCCGTGCACCATGCTGTACGGCCACATCGAGGAGCCGAAGCACCGGGTCGACCACGTGCTGCGGCTGCGTGAGCTGCAGGACGAGACGAACGGCTTCCAGGTCTTCATCCCGCTGCGCTACCAGCACGACTTCGTGGACATGAAGGACGGCAAGGTACGCAACACGCTCCAGGCGCGGACCTCGATGGCGACCGGCGCGGAGGCGCTGAAGACGTTCGCGGTGTCCCGGCTGCTGTTCGACAACGTGCCGCACGTGAAGGTCTTCTGGGTGATGCACGGTGTGCAGACCGCCCAGCTGGCCCTCCAGCACGGCGCGGACGACATGGACGGCTCGGTCGTCGAGTACAAGATCACCCACGACGCGGACAACTACGGCACGCCGAACAAGCTGACCCGGGAAGACCTCCTGGAGCTGATCCGCGACGCCGGCTTCCGCCCCGTGGAACGCAACACCCGCTACGAGATCATCCGCGAGTACGAGGGCCCGAACCCGTCCCGCCGCGACGAGCCCCAGCCGATGCGCGTCTGA
- a CDS encoding Lrp/AsnC family transcriptional regulator, whose translation MDAVDRQLIQALRENGRASYAELGRLVGLSGPSVTDRINRLEAAGVITGYRATVDSASLGLGVTALIGISLSDAADHEDVAQRLRDLPEIEDCWFIAGDDSYMLKVRASDVDGLERTIRRLSGTKGVSRTRTTIVLSTKWENRVGELPEEV comes from the coding sequence ATGGACGCGGTGGACAGGCAGCTCATCCAGGCCCTGAGGGAGAACGGCCGGGCCTCGTACGCGGAGCTGGGGCGCCTGGTCGGCCTGTCGGGCCCCAGCGTCACCGACCGCATCAACCGGCTGGAGGCGGCCGGTGTCATCACGGGCTACCGGGCCACGGTGGACTCGGCCTCGCTCGGCCTCGGTGTCACCGCGCTGATCGGCATCTCGCTGTCCGACGCGGCCGACCACGAGGACGTCGCCCAGCGGCTGCGGGACCTGCCGGAGATCGAGGACTGCTGGTTCATCGCGGGCGACGACTCGTACATGCTCAAGGTCCGGGCGTCGGACGTGGACGGGCTGGAGCGGACCATCCGCCGGCTCAGCGGCACCAAGGGCGTCTCCCGGACCCGTACCACGATCGTGCTGTCCACGAAGTGGGAGAACCGGGTCGGGGAACTGCCGGAAGAGGTGTAG
- a CDS encoding UbiX family flavin prenyltransferase: MPWIVGVSGASGTPYAAAVLRALLAAGEAVDLVVSRASRLTLLDETGLPFRDAHWQDDLAEWLARGADGKPGTFDVDVSGVRHWRAGDLAAGPSSGSYPARGMIVVPASTACVAGVALGLSKDLLQRAASVTLKERRPLVVSVREAPLNGQTLRHLVTLDDAGASVVPASPAFYAGATHIQDLVDFVAGRVLDAAGVTHGLYRRWRGDLGGGLTDGTRGD; this comes from the coding sequence GTGCCTTGGATCGTGGGGGTGTCCGGAGCTTCCGGGACGCCGTACGCGGCGGCCGTGCTGCGAGCGCTGCTGGCGGCCGGGGAAGCGGTGGACCTGGTGGTCAGCCGGGCCTCGCGGCTGACGCTGCTGGACGAGACGGGTCTGCCCTTCCGCGACGCCCACTGGCAGGACGACCTCGCGGAATGGCTGGCCCGCGGCGCCGACGGCAAGCCCGGGACCTTCGACGTGGACGTCAGCGGCGTCCGCCACTGGAGGGCGGGCGACCTCGCGGCCGGGCCGTCCTCCGGCTCGTACCCGGCCCGCGGCATGATCGTCGTGCCCGCCTCCACCGCCTGCGTGGCCGGTGTGGCGCTCGGCCTGTCCAAGGACCTCCTCCAGCGCGCGGCGAGCGTCACGCTGAAGGAGCGCCGCCCGCTGGTGGTGTCCGTACGGGAAGCCCCGTTGAACGGCCAGACGCTGCGCCACCTCGTCACCCTGGACGACGCCGGCGCCTCGGTCGTCCCGGCCTCGCCCGCCTTCTACGCGGGCGCCACCCACATCCAGGACCTGGTGGACTTCGTGGCCGGCCGGGTGCTGGACGCGGCGGGCGTCACCCACGGCCTGTACCGGCGCTGGCGAGGAGACCTGGGCGGCGGCCTGACGGACGGCACCCGGGGCGATTAG
- the mqnP gene encoding menaquinone biosynthesis prenyltransferase MqnP: MSSEVIVGEGSANGPRARGGVSAFLRLVMIEHSVFALPFAYIAALTAMYEWDENIHWGRLLLVTVCMVGLRTFAMAVNRIIDREIDARNPRTAHRELVTGAMSVRHAWTGALIALVVFLGAAALLNPLCLALAPVAVVPMVVYPYGKRFTNFPQAILGLAQAMGPVGGWLAISGEWSWNAVILGLAVGIWIGGFDLIYACQDVETDREIGVKSVPARFGIPAAIWGARACHTVTTALFVWYALATGAGAFFWLGLVIVAAAFVYEHRIVRPHDLSRLNRAFFSVNGFIGIALFVCALLDLLVRGLTV, translated from the coding sequence GTGAGCAGCGAGGTCATTGTCGGAGAGGGGAGCGCGAATGGTCCCCGCGCCCGTGGGGGTGTTTCGGCGTTCCTCCGCCTGGTGATGATCGAGCACTCGGTCTTCGCGCTCCCCTTCGCCTACATCGCCGCCCTGACGGCGATGTACGAGTGGGACGAGAACATCCACTGGGGCCGGCTGCTCCTGGTCACCGTCTGCATGGTGGGCCTGCGCACGTTCGCGATGGCGGTCAACCGGATCATCGACCGCGAGATCGACGCCCGTAACCCGCGCACCGCGCACCGGGAACTGGTGACGGGCGCGATGTCGGTCCGGCACGCCTGGACCGGCGCGCTGATCGCCCTCGTGGTCTTCCTGGGCGCGGCGGCCCTGCTCAACCCGCTGTGCCTGGCCCTCGCCCCGGTGGCCGTGGTGCCGATGGTGGTCTACCCCTACGGCAAGCGGTTCACCAACTTCCCGCAGGCCATCCTCGGTCTCGCCCAGGCCATGGGTCCGGTCGGCGGCTGGCTGGCGATCAGCGGGGAGTGGTCGTGGAACGCGGTGATCCTCGGCCTGGCCGTGGGCATCTGGATCGGCGGGTTCGACCTGATCTACGCCTGCCAGGACGTGGAGACGGACCGCGAGATCGGCGTGAAGTCGGTCCCGGCCCGCTTCGGCATCCCGGCCGCGATCTGGGGCGCCCGCGCCTGCCACACGGTCACCACGGCCCTGTTCGTCTGGTACGCCCTGGCCACCGGCGCGGGCGCGTTCTTCTGGCTGGGCCTGGTGATCGTCGCGGCGGCCTTCGTCTACGAGCACAGGATCGTCCGCCCGCACGACCTGTCCCGCCTGAACAGGGCGTTCTTCTCGGTCAACGGGTTCATCGGAATCGCCTTGTTCGTGTGCGCGCTGCTCGATCTCCTGGTGCGCGGTCTGACCGTCTGA
- a CDS encoding menaquinone biosynthesis decarboxylase, with amino-acid sequence MAYDDLRSLLRALEREGDLKRIKAEVDPYLEVGEIVDRVQKSGGPALLFENVRGSDLPLAMNVYGTDRRLLKALGLKSYDEISDKIGGLLRPELPHGFVGVREAFGKLGAMAHVPPKKVKEAPVQEVVLQGDDVDLERLPALFTWPQDGGSFFNLGLTHTKDPESGVRNLGLYRLQRHDKRTIGMHWQIHKDSRNHYQVAARRGERLPVAIAFGCPPAVTYASTAPLPGDIDEYLFAGFLAGKRIEMTDCKTVPLQVPAHAEVVLEGWLEPGEMLPEGPFGDHTGFYTPQEPFPALRIDCVTMRRRPLLQSIVVGRPPTEDGPLGRATERFFLPLLKIIVPDIVDYHLPEAGGFHNCAIVSIDKKYPKHAQKVMHAVWGAHMMSLTKLIVVVDADCDVHDLHEVAWRALGNTDYARDLTVVEGPVDHLDHASYQQFWGGKAGIDATRKWPEEGYTRDGGWPEMVLSDPDTAERVTRRWKEYGL; translated from the coding sequence ATGGCTTACGACGATCTTCGCTCCCTGCTCCGGGCGCTGGAGCGCGAGGGCGACCTCAAGCGCATCAAGGCCGAGGTCGACCCGTATCTGGAGGTCGGGGAGATCGTCGACCGGGTGCAGAAGTCCGGCGGTCCGGCGCTGCTCTTCGAGAACGTGCGCGGCTCGGACCTGCCCCTCGCCATGAACGTGTACGGCACCGACCGCCGGCTGCTGAAGGCGCTGGGCCTGAAGTCGTACGACGAGATCTCCGACAAGATCGGCGGCCTGCTGCGGCCCGAGCTGCCGCACGGCTTCGTCGGCGTGCGCGAGGCCTTCGGGAAGCTGGGCGCGATGGCCCACGTCCCGCCGAAGAAGGTCAAGGAGGCGCCGGTCCAGGAGGTCGTCCTGCAGGGTGACGACGTGGACCTGGAGCGGCTCCCGGCGCTGTTCACCTGGCCCCAGGACGGCGGCTCCTTCTTCAACCTCGGCCTGACCCACACCAAGGACCCCGAGAGCGGCGTCCGCAACCTGGGCCTGTACCGCCTCCAGCGCCACGACAAGCGCACCATCGGCATGCACTGGCAGATCCACAAGGACAGCCGGAACCACTACCAGGTGGCCGCGCGCCGGGGCGAGCGCCTGCCGGTGGCCATCGCCTTCGGCTGCCCGCCCGCCGTGACCTACGCCTCCACGGCCCCCCTCCCCGGCGACATCGACGAGTACCTCTTCGCCGGCTTCCTCGCGGGCAAGCGGATCGAGATGACCGACTGCAAGACGGTCCCGCTCCAGGTGCCCGCCCACGCCGAGGTGGTCCTGGAGGGCTGGCTGGAGCCCGGCGAGATGCTGCCCGAGGGCCCCTTCGGCGACCACACCGGCTTCTACACCCCGCAGGAGCCGTTTCCGGCCCTGCGGATCGACTGCGTGACCATGCGCAGGCGCCCGCTGCTCCAGTCGATCGTCGTCGGCCGCCCGCCGACGGAGGACGGCCCCCTCGGCCGGGCCACGGAACGCTTCTTCCTGCCCCTGCTGAAGATCATCGTCCCGGACATCGTGGACTACCACCTGCCCGAGGCCGGCGGCTTCCACAACTGCGCGATCGTCTCGATCGACAAGAAGTACCCCAAGCACGCGCAGAAGGTGATGCACGCCGTCTGGGGGGCGCACATGATGTCCCTCACCAAGCTGATCGTGGTCGTGGACGCCGACTGTGACGTCCACGACCTGCACGAGGTCGCCTGGCGGGCCCTCGGCAACACCGACTACGCCCGTGACCTCACGGTCGTGGAAGGCCCCGTCGACCACCTCGACCACGCCTCCTACCAGCAGTTCTGGGGCGGCAAGGCGGGCATCGACGCCACGCGGAAGTGGCCGGAGGAGGGCTACACCCGCGACGGCGGGTGGCCGGAGATGGTCCTGTCGGACCCGGACACGGCCGAACGGGTGACCCGGCGCTGGAAGGAGTACGGACTGTGA
- a CDS encoding vWA domain-containing protein, with translation MTPAPRTLPLGPLCLCLVLAVVLGGLSSCSGDGGSRTTLRVLASDELTDMKPLLDRLRKDTGVRLDMDYRATNDASDTLLTGRHSYDLAWLSSDRYLRLRAKHASAGATPATGVQSASIMRSPVVVGLTPGTARTLGAGTPGKRLSWADIADAAATGTVRFGMADPRRSNSGLAALVGVATAAAGTGRALRPADVSCDRLRGFRSGQTLTAAGSRALLDAFATRPGRTNALITYESELLALNASGRLREPLRIVHPADGMVLADYPLLLLDPGRRDAYDRVVDWLTAPGHQREIMRRTLRRPVSTEVPRDARLTAPLDNALYYPDDPAVLDRLLADYGDPARRGADQVIFLLDFSTSMRGARTRALRAAFAALSGADGSARAKFVRFHQGERLTVVRFGGRPLAERTVTVRGPADLEALAGFVAEDGYDDSTAVWSALDHGYRTAERALRADPGRLVSIVLMTDGENNAGIGPAAFAARHRSRPADVRAVRTYPIGFGDADADGLRRAAELTGGRLVDARSPAQSSQSSLSTAFKEIRGCS, from the coding sequence ATGACACCCGCCCCCCGCACCCTGCCGCTCGGACCGCTGTGCCTGTGCCTGGTGCTGGCCGTGGTGCTCGGCGGGCTCTCCTCCTGCTCCGGCGACGGCGGCTCCAGGACCACCCTGCGCGTCCTGGCCAGCGACGAACTCACCGACATGAAGCCGCTGCTCGACCGGCTCCGTAAGGACACCGGCGTCCGCCTGGACATGGACTACCGCGCCACCAACGACGCCTCCGACACCCTGCTCACCGGCCGCCACTCCTACGACCTGGCCTGGCTCTCCTCCGACCGCTACCTGCGCCTGCGGGCCAAGCACGCCTCCGCCGGAGCCACCCCCGCCACCGGAGTGCAGAGCGCCTCCATCATGCGCTCCCCGGTCGTCGTCGGCCTCACCCCCGGCACGGCCCGCACCCTGGGCGCGGGCACCCCCGGCAAGCGCCTGTCCTGGGCCGACATCGCCGACGCCGCCGCCACCGGCACCGTACGCTTCGGCATGGCCGACCCCCGCCGCAGCAACAGCGGCCTGGCCGCCCTGGTCGGTGTCGCCACCGCCGCCGCCGGCACCGGCCGCGCCCTGCGCCCCGCCGACGTCAGCTGCGACCGGCTGCGCGGCTTCCGCTCCGGCCAGACCCTCACCGCCGCCGGCTCCCGCGCCCTGCTGGACGCCTTCGCCACCCGCCCCGGCCGCACCAACGCCCTGATCACCTACGAGTCCGAACTGCTCGCCCTGAACGCCTCCGGCCGGCTCCGCGAACCCCTGCGCATCGTCCACCCCGCCGACGGCATGGTCCTGGCGGACTACCCGCTGCTCCTGCTCGACCCCGGCCGCCGCGACGCCTACGACCGGGTGGTGGACTGGCTCACCGCCCCCGGCCACCAGCGCGAGATCATGCGCCGCACCCTGCGCCGCCCGGTCAGCACCGAAGTGCCCCGCGACGCCCGGCTGACCGCACCCCTGGACAACGCCCTCTACTACCCGGACGACCCGGCCGTCCTCGACCGCCTCCTCGCCGACTACGGCGACCCGGCCCGCCGGGGCGCCGACCAGGTGATCTTCCTATTGGACTTCTCCACCTCCATGCGCGGCGCCCGCACCCGCGCCCTGCGCGCCGCGTTCGCCGCGCTCAGCGGCGCGGACGGCTCCGCCCGCGCCAAGTTCGTCCGCTTCCACCAAGGGGAGCGGCTGACCGTCGTCCGCTTCGGCGGCCGCCCGCTGGCCGAGCGCACCGTCACCGTGCGCGGCCCCGCCGACCTGGAGGCGCTGGCCGGCTTCGTCGCCGAGGACGGCTACGACGACTCCACCGCCGTCTGGTCCGCCCTGGACCACGGCTACCGCACCGCCGAACGGGCCCTGCGCGCGGACCCCGGCCGGCTGGTGTCCATCGTGCTGATGACGGACGGCGAGAACAACGCGGGCATCGGCCCGGCCGCCTTCGCCGCCCGCCACCGCTCCCGCCCCGCCGACGTCCGCGCCGTGCGCACCTACCCCATCGGCTTCGGCGACGCCGACGCGGACGGGCTGCGCCGGGCCGCCGAGCTGACCGGCGGGCGCCTGGTCGACGCCCGCTCCCCTGCCCAGTCTTCCCAGTCCTCCCTGTCCACCGCGTTCAAGGAGATCCGTGGCTGTTCTTGA